One genomic window of Punica granatum isolate Tunisia-2019 chromosome 1, ASM765513v2, whole genome shotgun sequence includes the following:
- the LOC116192234 gene encoding O-acyltransferase WSD1-like isoform X1, protein MSSQKGLRWRKPALKPILTSQANKQVVNVVDEEGEEPLSPSARLFHEPNFNVYIIAIMGCKNRIYPDLIRANLGHTLLRHPRFSSLQVEDRNGKLKWARTEVDLEKHVIVPEPEPNSIEFPDEWVEDYISNLSKTTIDRSQQPLWDLHLLNIKTSDAEATVVLRIHHSLGDGSSLMSLLLACTRQISNPDALPTIPSKKKNQLSLCGSGAGRIQRWIVRLWWFTVLIWNTVVDVFKFAVTAVFLMDTETPLKASPGVELRPRRFVYRTISLDDIKLIKNAMNATVNDVALGITQAGLSRYLNCKYGEMRRSSGTAEVENNLPKNIRLRSTLLMNLRPAAGIQALANMMEKNTEAKWGNWIGYVLLPIDIALHQNPLEYVRRAKTTVDRKKHSLEAIYTFSIAEVVLKLFGIKRASALSRRVIMHTTMCFSNLVGPVEEIGFYGHPMTFLAPGCYGQPHGLMINFQSYVNKMTFVVSADEDTIPDPHQLCQDIVKSLELIRDAVKEPRARQT, encoded by the exons ATGTCCTCTCAGAAAGGTTTGCGGTGGAGGAAACCGGCATTGAAGCCTATCCTGACGAGCCAGGCAAACAAGCAAGTGGTCAATGTAGTAGACGAAGAAGGGGAAGAACCGCTGAGCCCATCGGCTAGGCTCTTTCATGAGCCCAACTTCAATGTATACATCATAGCCATCATGGGCTGCAAGAACCGAATCTACCCGGATCTTATCAGGGCCAACTTGGGCCACACCTTGCTCAGGCATCCCCGGTTCTCTAGCTTGCAG GTTGAAGACAGGAACGGTAAGCTGAAATGGGCGAGGACTGAGGTGGACTTGGAGAAGCACGTAATAGTTCCAGAGCCAGAACCAAACAGCATAGAGTTTCCGGACGAGTGGGTCGAAGACTACATCTCCAACCTCAGCAAGACCACCATTGACAGGTCACAACAGCCATTGTGGGACCTTCACCTCCTCAACATTAAGACTTCGGATGCGGAGGCCACCGTGGTGCTCAGGATCCACCACTCCCTCGGCGATGGATCCTCTCTCATGTCCCTCCTGCTCGCCTGCACCCGACAAATCTCCAACCCAGATGCTTTGCCCACTATTCCTAGTAAGAAGAAAAACCAGCTGTCCTTGTGCGGGTCTGGAGCAGGCAGGATTCAGAGATGGATTGTCCGGCTGTGGTGGTTCACAGTGCTGATTTGGAACACCGTTGTGGATGTCTTTAAGTTTGCCGTGACAGCAGTTTTCCTGATGGACACGGAGACTCCGCTCAAGGCTTCTCCTGGGGTTGAGCTCCGTCCTCGACGGTTTGTTTATCGAACCATTAGTCTGGATGACATCAAGTTGATTAAGAACGCCATGAACGCT ACAGTAAACGATGTTGCTTTGGGCATTACACAGGCGGGTCTGTCCCGGTATCTTAACTGTAAATATG GTGAAATGAGGAGGAGCAGTGGAACAGCAGAGGTCGAGAATAATCTTCCAAAGAACATCCGCCTCCGATCAACACTGCTCATGAACTTAAGGCCAGCTGCAGGAATTCAG GCATTAGCTAATATGATGGAGAAGAACACGGAAGCGAAGTGGGGAAATTGGATCGGATATGTACTCCTCCCAATCGATATTGCCCTCCACCAAAATCCTCTGGAGTATGTCCGCAGAGCTAAGACTACTGTCGATAGGAAGAAGCACTCTCTCGAAGCCATATACACCTTCTCTATAGCAGAGGTTGTTCTCAAGCTTTTCGGGATCAAG agagcaAGCGCTCTTTCTCGCAGAGTTATTATGCACACGACCATGTGTTTCTCGAACTTGGTTGGACCTGTCGAGGAGATTGGCTTTTATGGGCATCCAATGACATTCCTAGCTCCAGGTTGCTATGGCCAACCCCAT GGCCTGATGATTAATTTCCAGAGTTACGTGAACAAGATGACATTCGTTGTTTCTGCTGATGAAGACACTATCCCTGATCCTCACCAGCTCTGCCAAGACATTGTCAAGTCCCTCGAGCTCATCAGGGATGCAGTCAAAGAGCCGAGGGCTCGCCAAACATGA
- the LOC116192234 gene encoding O-acyltransferase WSD1-like isoform X2, whose translation MSSQKGLRWRKPALKPILTSQANKQVVNVVDEEGEEPLSPSARLFHEPNFNVYIIAIMGCKNRIYPDLIRANLGHTLLRHPRFSSLQVEDRNGKLKWARTEVDLEKHVIVPEPEPNSIEFPDEWVEDYISNLSKTTIDRSQQPLWDLHLLNIKTSDAEATVVLRIHHSLGDGSSLMSLLLACTRQISNPDALPTIPSKKKNQLSLCGSGAGRIQRWIVRLWWFTVLIWNTVVDVFKFAVTAVFLMDTETPLKASPGVELRPRRFVYRTISLDDIKLIKNAMNATVNDVALGITQAGLSRYLNCKYGEMRRSSGTAEVENNLPKNIRLRSTLLMNLRPAAGIQALANMMEKNTEAKWGNWIGYVLLPIDIALHQNPLEYVRRAKTTVDRKKHSLEAIYTFSIAEVVLKLFGIKSYYAHDHVFLELGWTCRGDWLLWASNDIPSSRLLWPTPWPDD comes from the exons ATGTCCTCTCAGAAAGGTTTGCGGTGGAGGAAACCGGCATTGAAGCCTATCCTGACGAGCCAGGCAAACAAGCAAGTGGTCAATGTAGTAGACGAAGAAGGGGAAGAACCGCTGAGCCCATCGGCTAGGCTCTTTCATGAGCCCAACTTCAATGTATACATCATAGCCATCATGGGCTGCAAGAACCGAATCTACCCGGATCTTATCAGGGCCAACTTGGGCCACACCTTGCTCAGGCATCCCCGGTTCTCTAGCTTGCAG GTTGAAGACAGGAACGGTAAGCTGAAATGGGCGAGGACTGAGGTGGACTTGGAGAAGCACGTAATAGTTCCAGAGCCAGAACCAAACAGCATAGAGTTTCCGGACGAGTGGGTCGAAGACTACATCTCCAACCTCAGCAAGACCACCATTGACAGGTCACAACAGCCATTGTGGGACCTTCACCTCCTCAACATTAAGACTTCGGATGCGGAGGCCACCGTGGTGCTCAGGATCCACCACTCCCTCGGCGATGGATCCTCTCTCATGTCCCTCCTGCTCGCCTGCACCCGACAAATCTCCAACCCAGATGCTTTGCCCACTATTCCTAGTAAGAAGAAAAACCAGCTGTCCTTGTGCGGGTCTGGAGCAGGCAGGATTCAGAGATGGATTGTCCGGCTGTGGTGGTTCACAGTGCTGATTTGGAACACCGTTGTGGATGTCTTTAAGTTTGCCGTGACAGCAGTTTTCCTGATGGACACGGAGACTCCGCTCAAGGCTTCTCCTGGGGTTGAGCTCCGTCCTCGACGGTTTGTTTATCGAACCATTAGTCTGGATGACATCAAGTTGATTAAGAACGCCATGAACGCT ACAGTAAACGATGTTGCTTTGGGCATTACACAGGCGGGTCTGTCCCGGTATCTTAACTGTAAATATG GTGAAATGAGGAGGAGCAGTGGAACAGCAGAGGTCGAGAATAATCTTCCAAAGAACATCCGCCTCCGATCAACACTGCTCATGAACTTAAGGCCAGCTGCAGGAATTCAG GCATTAGCTAATATGATGGAGAAGAACACGGAAGCGAAGTGGGGAAATTGGATCGGATATGTACTCCTCCCAATCGATATTGCCCTCCACCAAAATCCTCTGGAGTATGTCCGCAGAGCTAAGACTACTGTCGATAGGAAGAAGCACTCTCTCGAAGCCATATACACCTTCTCTATAGCAGAGGTTGTTCTCAAGCTTTTCGGGATCAAG AGTTATTATGCACACGACCATGTGTTTCTCGAACTTGGTTGGACCTGTCGAGGAGATTGGCTTTTATGGGCATCCAATGACATTCCTAGCTCCAGGTTGCTATGGCCAACCCCAT GGCCTGATGATTAA